The Belonocnema kinseyi isolate 2016_QV_RU_SX_M_011 chromosome 10, B_treatae_v1, whole genome shotgun sequence genome has a window encoding:
- the LOC117181594 gene encoding uncharacterized protein LOC117181594 gives MKVQKLEKGDYATKIAFCTWLIERNRQDLYFLKNFSTDESNFTREAIFNIHNEHVYALENPEQTRNRGFQHRFRLNICCDIIGDEVVGPYLLSDTLNGQDYEVFLREVLPELLEMFRSISDRTSFFSTTVVLHIAL, from the exons ATGAAAGTGCAGAAACTCGAAAAAG GGGACTATGCAACAAAAATAGCATTCTGCACGTGGCTGATAGAAAGGAATCGACAAGAtctatactttttgaaaaacttctcgACTGATGAAAGCAACTTCACTCGAGAAGCCATTTTCAACATACACAATGAACATGTTTATGCACTTGAAAATCCCGAGCAGACAAGGAATCGTGGTTTTCAACACCGGTTCAGATTGAACATTTGTTGTGACATAATCGGAGACGAAGTAGTAGGTCCATATTTGCTATCGGATACGTTAAAT GGACAAGACTATGAAGTCTTTTTGCGGGAAGTTTTACCAGAACTTCTGGAAATGTTTCGCTCAATATCCGACAGGACTTCGTTTTTCAGCACAACGGTTGTCCTGCACATCGCGCTGTAG